Part of the uncultured Anaeromusa sp. genome is shown below.
GCGAGTTCGACCATGACCGCTAAAAAGGCATTGGGCGTACTTGTTTCCGGACGCGGCAGCAACTTGCAGGCTATTTTGGATGCTATTCATGCTGGGCGGCTGCCTTTGGCCAAGGTGGGTGTTGTCATCAGCGATAATCCGGAGGCCAAAGCCTTGCTGCGTGTGCGCGGCATGGGCATCCCGACGGTGGTGTTAGAGCGAAAAGCCTTTGCGGATCGAACTGCTTATGAAACCGCGCTGGCGGACGAGCTGGAGCGGCATCAGGTGGACCTGGTAGTACTGGCAGGCTTTATGCGCATTTTGAGCGCTTGCTTCATTCAGCGCTTTCCTGGAGCTATCGTCAACATTCATCCCTCTTTGCTGCCTGCGTTCCCGGGCCTGGATGCGCAAGGACAAGCGCTCCGTTACGGCGTTAAAGTGGCAGGCTGTACCGTGCATTTTGTAGACGAAGGCATGGACAGCGGTCCGATCATCTTGCAGGAAGCCGTACCGGTAGAACTGGGGGATACGACCCAGACTTTGGCGGATCGTATTCTTCATGTGGAGCATCGGCTGTATCCGCGGGCGATTGCATTGTTTTGCGAGGAGCGGCTGGAGATTGAAGGGC
Proteins encoded:
- the purN gene encoding phosphoribosylglycinamide formyltransferase yields the protein MTAKKALGVLVSGRGSNLQAILDAIHAGRLPLAKVGVVISDNPEAKALLRVRGMGIPTVVLERKAFADRTAYETALADELERHQVDLVVLAGFMRILSACFIQRFPGAIVNIHPSLLPAFPGLDAQGQALRYGVKVAGCTVHFVDEGMDSGPIILQEAVPVELGDTTQTLADRILHVEHRLYPRAIALFCEERLEIEGRQVHIRSEK